In Streptomyces canus, one DNA window encodes the following:
- the dapA gene encoding 4-hydroxy-tetrahydrodipicolinate synthase: protein MAPTSTPQTPFGRVLTAMVTPFTADGALDLDGAQRLATHLVDAGNDGLIINGTTGESPTTSDAEKSDLVRAVLEAVGDRAHVVAGVGTNDTHHSIELARAAEKVGAHGLLIVTPYYNKPPQEGLYRHFKAVADAAELPVMLYDIPGRSGVPISTETLVRLAEHPRIVANKDAKGDLGRASWAIARSGLAWYSGDDMLNLPLLSVGAVGFVSVVGHVVTPDLRALVEAFVSGDVQKATEIHQKLLPVYTGMFRTQGVMTTKAALALQGLPAGPLRAPMVELSTDEIEQLKIDLAAGGVQL from the coding sequence ATGGCTCCGACCTCCACTCCGCAGACCCCCTTCGGGCGGGTCCTCACCGCCATGGTCACGCCGTTCACGGCGGACGGCGCACTCGACCTCGACGGCGCACAGCGGCTCGCCACCCACCTGGTGGACGCAGGCAACGACGGCCTGATCATCAACGGCACCACCGGCGAGTCCCCCACCACCAGTGACGCGGAGAAATCGGACCTGGTACGAGCCGTACTGGAGGCGGTCGGCGACCGCGCCCACGTCGTCGCCGGTGTCGGCACCAACGACACCCACCACAGCATCGAGCTGGCGCGGGCCGCCGAGAAGGTGGGCGCGCACGGCCTCCTGATCGTGACGCCGTACTACAACAAGCCCCCGCAGGAGGGCCTGTACCGGCACTTCAAGGCCGTCGCCGACGCCGCCGAGCTGCCCGTCATGCTCTACGACATCCCGGGCCGCAGCGGTGTCCCGATCAGCACGGAGACGCTGGTCCGGCTCGCCGAGCACCCACGGATCGTCGCGAACAAGGACGCCAAGGGCGACCTCGGCCGCGCCAGCTGGGCCATCGCCCGCTCCGGCCTCGCCTGGTACTCCGGCGACGACATGCTGAACCTCCCGCTGCTCTCCGTCGGCGCGGTCGGCTTCGTCTCGGTCGTCGGCCATGTGGTCACCCCGGACCTGCGCGCCCTGGTCGAGGCGTTCGTCTCCGGCGACGTACAGAAGGCCACCGAGATCCACCAGAAGCTGCTCCCCGTGTACACCGGCATGTTCCGCACCCAGGGCGTGATGACGACCAAGGCCGCGCTCGCCCTCCAGGGCCTGCCCGCCGGGCCTCTGCGCGCCCCCATGGTGGAGCTTTCCACCGACGAGATCGAGCAGCTCAAGATCGATCTTGCTGCCGGCGGGGTACAGCTCTAG
- the thyX gene encoding FAD-dependent thymidylate synthase, with translation MSPTPDDDFKIELRDDVTVELVKHSAADSDVLFAARVSTVGEQSLEELSKDPERSKGLINYLMRDRHGSPFEHNSMTFFINAPILVFREFMRHRVGWSYNEESGRYRELQPVFYVPGPDRKLVQQGRPGKYVFVEGTPEQHESVGSAMEESYRQAYRAYQEMLAQGVAREVARSVLPVGLFSSMYATCNARSLMHFLGLRTQHEQAKVPSFPQREIEMVGEKMEAEWAKLMPLTYAAFNANGRVAP, from the coding sequence GTGAGCCCCACCCCCGACGACGATTTCAAGATCGAGCTGCGCGACGACGTCACTGTCGAACTGGTCAAGCACAGCGCGGCCGACTCCGACGTGCTGTTCGCCGCCAGGGTGTCGACCGTCGGAGAGCAGTCCCTGGAAGAGCTGAGCAAGGACCCGGAGCGTTCCAAGGGCCTGATCAACTACCTCATGCGGGACCGGCACGGCAGCCCGTTCGAGCACAACTCCATGACCTTCTTCATCAACGCCCCGATCCTCGTCTTCCGCGAGTTCATGCGGCACCGCGTGGGCTGGTCGTACAACGAGGAGTCCGGCCGCTACCGGGAGCTCCAGCCCGTCTTCTACGTCCCCGGCCCCGACCGCAAGCTCGTCCAGCAGGGCCGCCCGGGCAAGTACGTCTTCGTCGAGGGCACCCCCGAGCAGCACGAGTCCGTCGGCAGCGCCATGGAGGAGTCGTACCGCCAGGCGTACCGGGCCTACCAGGAGATGCTCGCGCAGGGCGTCGCCCGCGAGGTAGCCCGCTCGGTCCTCCCCGTCGGTCTGTTCTCCTCGATGTACGCCACCTGCAACGCCCGCTCGCTCATGCACTTCCTCGGTCTGCGCACCCAGCACGAGCAGGCGAAGGTGCCGTCCTTCCCGCAGCGGGAGATCGAGATGGTCGGCGAGAAGATGGAGGCGGAGTGGGCGAAGCTCATGCCGCTCACCTACGCCGCCTTCAATGCGAACGGCCGTGTGGCGCCGTAA
- a CDS encoding phage holin family protein, which translates to MPLPFLTADRAFETTDDIALPFDNRDHWRRPYRPGPWRVGVAAVLLLLASYVLFAAVIIALTDSPSEAGVVFGIAVLVIVGALRLLRMGVWVSARGVRRVGFLFTRTVPWERVVAVRTAQQPVRWLGLPRTVQGQALTLVRQGQAPQDVSPLLTTHNADFLARGQAFERAADAVEAWAAEYGRA; encoded by the coding sequence GTGCCCCTGCCCTTCCTGACGGCCGACCGCGCATTCGAGACGACGGACGACATCGCGCTGCCGTTCGACAACCGTGACCACTGGCGCCGGCCCTACCGGCCCGGTCCGTGGCGGGTGGGCGTGGCCGCGGTCCTGCTGTTGCTCGCCTCGTACGTGCTGTTCGCGGCGGTGATCATCGCGCTGACGGACTCTCCGTCCGAGGCCGGTGTGGTGTTCGGCATCGCGGTCCTCGTCATCGTCGGCGCACTGCGGCTGCTGCGCATGGGCGTGTGGGTCAGCGCTCGCGGGGTGCGCCGGGTCGGTTTCCTCTTCACTCGTACGGTGCCCTGGGAGCGGGTCGTCGCCGTGCGGACGGCACAGCAGCCGGTGCGCTGGCTCGGACTGCCGCGCACGGTCCAGGGGCAAGCCCTGACCCTCGTACGGCAGGGCCAGGCACCGCAGGACGTGTCGCCGCTGCTGACCACGCACAATGCGGACTTCCTCGCGCGTGGCCAGGCATTCGAGCGGGCCGCGGACGCGGTGGAGGCCTGGGCCGCGGAGTACGGGCGGGCCTGA
- the dapB gene encoding 4-hydroxy-tetrahydrodipicolinate reductase produces MSKLRVAVLGAKGRIGAEAVKAVEAAEDMELVAALGRGDTLQTLAETGAQVAVELTTPASVMDNLEYCVGHGIHAVVGTTGWTDERLARLKGWLDASPQTGVLIAPNFSIGAVLTMKFAQIAAPYFESVEVVELHHPRKVDAPSGTATRTAQLIAEARRAAGTAPAPDATETALDGARGADVDGIPVHAVRLRGLLAHQEVLLGGEGETLTVRHDSLHHSSFMPGILLGARRVVTTPGLTFGLENFLDLG; encoded by the coding sequence ATGAGCAAGCTGCGCGTGGCGGTCCTCGGAGCCAAGGGCCGGATCGGCGCCGAGGCGGTCAAGGCCGTCGAGGCCGCCGAGGACATGGAGCTGGTGGCTGCCCTCGGCCGGGGCGACACACTGCAGACCCTGGCCGAGACCGGCGCGCAGGTTGCCGTCGAACTGACCACGCCGGCCTCGGTGATGGACAACCTCGAGTACTGCGTCGGCCACGGCATCCACGCCGTCGTCGGTACGACGGGCTGGACCGACGAGCGCCTCGCGCGGCTGAAGGGCTGGCTGGACGCCTCCCCGCAGACGGGCGTCCTCATCGCGCCCAACTTCTCCATCGGGGCCGTCCTGACGATGAAGTTCGCGCAGATCGCCGCGCCCTACTTCGAGTCCGTCGAGGTCGTCGAGCTCCACCACCCCAGGAAGGTCGACGCCCCGTCCGGCACCGCCACGCGCACGGCCCAGCTCATCGCCGAGGCCCGGCGCGCGGCGGGCACGGCCCCGGCGCCGGACGCCACGGAGACGGCCCTGGACGGGGCGCGCGGGGCGGACGTCGACGGGATCCCCGTCCACGCCGTCCGCCTGCGCGGTCTGCTCGCCCACCAGGAGGTCCTGCTCGGCGGGGAGGGCGAGACCCTGACGGTCCGCCACGACTCCCTGCACCACAGCAGCTTCATGCCGGGCATCCTGCTCGGCGCCCGCCGAGTGGTCACGACCCCGGGCCTGACCTTCGGCCTGGAGAACTTCCTGGACCTGGGCTGA
- a CDS encoding M16 family metallopeptidase — protein sequence MTSSSSTATARTSSEARAVARTQTLIKGENGIGTVRKTTLPGGLRIVTETLPSVRSATFGIWAHVGSRDETPSLNGATHYLEHLLFKGTTRRSALDISSALDAVGGEMNAFTAKEYTCYYARVLDADLPLAIDVVCDMLTGSLILEEDVNVERGAILEEIAMTEDDPGDCVHDLFAHTMFGDNPLGRPVLGTVDTVNALTADRIRRFYKKHYDPTHLVVAAAGNVDHNKVVRQVRAAFEKAGALKSPDATPIAPRDGRRALRTAGRVELIGRKTEQAHVVLGMPGLPRTDERRWALGVLNTALGGGMSSRLFQEVREKRGLAYSVYSYTSGFADCGLFGVYAGCRPSQVHDVLKICRDELDQVAEHGLSDDEIGRAIGQLRGSTVLGLEDTGALMNRIGKSELCWGEQMSVDDMLARIASVTPDDVRAVAREILGQRPSLSVIGPLKDKQAARLHEAVA from the coding sequence GTGACGTCGAGTAGCTCCACGGCGACGGCCCGCACCTCCTCGGAGGCGCGGGCCGTCGCCCGTACCCAAACCCTGATCAAGGGCGAGAACGGCATCGGCACCGTCCGCAAGACCACCCTCCCCGGTGGCCTGCGCATCGTCACCGAGACCCTTCCCTCGGTCCGCTCCGCGACCTTCGGCATCTGGGCGCACGTCGGCTCCCGCGACGAGACACCGTCTCTGAACGGCGCCACGCACTACCTGGAGCACCTCCTCTTCAAGGGGACCACTCGTCGTAGCGCGCTGGACATCTCCTCCGCCCTCGACGCGGTCGGCGGCGAGATGAACGCCTTCACGGCGAAGGAGTACACGTGCTACTACGCGCGCGTGCTCGACGCCGACCTGCCGCTGGCCATAGACGTCGTCTGCGACATGCTGACGGGCTCGCTCATCCTCGAAGAGGACGTCAACGTCGAGCGCGGCGCGATCCTCGAAGAGATCGCCATGACCGAGGACGACCCCGGCGACTGCGTGCACGACCTGTTCGCGCACACCATGTTCGGCGACAACCCCCTCGGCCGTCCGGTCCTCGGCACGGTGGACACCGTCAACGCCCTCACCGCCGACCGCATCCGCCGCTTCTACAAGAAGCACTACGACCCGACCCATCTCGTCGTCGCGGCCGCCGGCAACGTCGACCACAACAAGGTCGTACGACAGGTCCGGGCCGCCTTCGAGAAGGCCGGCGCCCTGAAGAGCCCCGACGCCACGCCCATCGCCCCGCGCGACGGCAGGCGCGCCCTGCGCACCGCGGGCCGCGTCGAGCTCATCGGCCGCAAGACCGAGCAGGCCCACGTCGTCCTCGGCATGCCCGGCCTGCCCCGCACGGACGAGCGCCGCTGGGCCCTCGGCGTGCTCAACACCGCCCTCGGCGGCGGCATGTCCTCGCGCCTCTTCCAGGAGGTCAGGGAGAAGCGCGGACTGGCGTACAGCGTCTACTCGTACACCTCCGGCTTCGCCGACTGCGGCCTGTTCGGCGTGTACGCCGGCTGCCGGCCCTCGCAGGTCCACGACGTGCTGAAGATCTGCCGCGACGAACTCGACCAGGTCGCCGAACACGGCCTCTCGGACGACGAGATCGGCCGCGCCATCGGCCAGCTGAGGGGCTCCACGGTCCTGGGCCTGGAGGACACCGGGGCGCTGATGAACCGCATCGGCAAGAGCGAGCTGTGCTGGGGCGAGCAGATGTCCGTCGACGACATGCTGGCCCGGATAGCGTCGGTCACCCCGGACGACGTGCGTGCGGTCGCCCGCGAGATCCTGGGACAGCGTCCGTCGCTGTCGGTCATCGGCCCGCTGAAGGACAAGCAGGCGGCCCGACTGCACGAGGCCGTCGCCTAA
- a CDS encoding polyribonucleotide nucleotidyltransferase gives MENETHYAEAVIDNGSFGTRTIRFETGRLAKQAAGSAVAYLDDDTMVLSATTASKNPKDQLDFFPLTVDVEERMYAAGKIPGSFFRREGRPSEDAILTCRLIDRPLRPSFKKGLRNEIQVVATIMALNPDHLYDVVAINAASASTQLAGLPFSGPIGGVRVALINGQWVAFPTHSELEDAVFDMVVAGRTLEDGDVAIMMVEAEATEKTIQLVKGGAEAPTEEVVAAGLDAAKPFIKVLCKAQADLASKAAKPTGEFPIFLDYQDDILEALSAAVRPELASALTIAGKQERETELDRVKALAAEKLLPEFEGREKEISAAYRSLTKQLVRERVIKEKKRIDGRGVTDIRTLAAEVEAIPRVHGSAVFERGETQILGVTTLNMLRMEQQLDTLSPVTRKRYMHNYNFPPYSTGETGRVGSPKRREIGHGALAERALVPVLPTREEFPYAIRQVSEALSSNGSTSMGSVCASTMSLLNAGVPLKAPVAGIAMGLISQDIEGETHYVTLTDILGAEDAFGDMDFKVAGTKEFVTALQLDTKLDGIPASVLAAALKQARDARLHILDVMMEAIDTPDEMSPNAPRIITVKIPVDKIGEVIGPKGKMINQIQEDTGADITIEDDGTIYIGAVDGPSAEAARTTINSIANPTMPEVGERYLGTVVKTTTFGAFVSLLPGKDGLLHISQIRKLAGGKRVENVEDVLAVGSKVQVEIAEIDSRGKLSLIPVIEGEGDDEKKDDTDQ, from the coding sequence GTGGAGAACGAGACCCACTACGCCGAGGCCGTCATCGACAACGGCTCCTTCGGCACCCGCACCATCCGCTTCGAGACGGGCCGCCTGGCCAAGCAGGCCGCCGGCTCCGCCGTGGCGTACCTGGACGACGACACCATGGTGCTGTCGGCCACCACCGCCTCCAAGAACCCCAAGGACCAGCTCGACTTCTTCCCCCTGACGGTGGACGTCGAGGAGCGGATGTACGCCGCCGGCAAGATCCCCGGCAGCTTCTTCCGCCGTGAGGGCCGCCCCTCCGAGGACGCCATCCTCACCTGCCGCCTGATCGACCGCCCGCTGCGCCCGTCCTTCAAGAAGGGCCTGCGCAACGAGATCCAGGTCGTCGCCACGATCATGGCGCTCAACCCCGACCACCTGTACGACGTCGTGGCGATCAACGCCGCCTCCGCGTCCACGCAGCTGGCCGGCCTGCCCTTCTCCGGCCCGATCGGCGGCGTCCGCGTCGCGCTGATCAACGGCCAGTGGGTGGCCTTCCCGACGCACTCCGAGCTCGAGGACGCGGTCTTCGACATGGTCGTCGCGGGCCGCACCCTGGAGGACGGCGACGTCGCGATCATGATGGTCGAGGCCGAGGCCACCGAGAAGACCATCCAGCTGGTCAAGGGCGGCGCCGAGGCGCCGACCGAGGAGGTCGTCGCCGCCGGTCTGGATGCCGCGAAACCCTTCATCAAGGTGCTCTGCAAGGCCCAGGCCGACCTCGCGTCGAAGGCTGCCAAGCCCACCGGCGAGTTCCCGATCTTCCTCGACTACCAGGACGACATCCTGGAGGCGCTGTCCGCCGCCGTCCGCCCGGAGCTCGCCTCCGCGCTGACCATCGCGGGCAAGCAGGAGCGCGAGACCGAGCTGGACCGCGTCAAGGCGCTCGCCGCCGAGAAGCTCCTGCCGGAGTTCGAGGGCCGCGAGAAGGAGATCTCCGCCGCGTACCGCTCCCTGACCAAGCAGCTCGTCCGTGAGCGCGTGATCAAGGAGAAGAAGCGCATCGACGGCCGTGGCGTGACGGACATCCGTACGCTCGCCGCCGAGGTCGAGGCCATCCCGCGTGTGCACGGCTCCGCGGTGTTCGAGCGTGGCGAGACCCAGATCCTGGGCGTCACCACCCTCAACATGCTCCGCATGGAGCAGCAGCTGGACACCCTCTCCCCGGTGACCCGCAAGCGCTACATGCACAACTACAACTTCCCGCCGTACTCCACCGGCGAGACCGGCCGCGTCGGCTCCCCGAAGCGTCGCGAGATCGGCCACGGCGCCCTCGCCGAGCGCGCCCTGGTCCCGGTCCTGCCGACCCGCGAGGAGTTCCCCTACGCGATCCGCCAGGTCTCCGAGGCCCTGAGCTCCAACGGCTCGACGTCCATGGGCTCGGTCTGCGCCTCCACCATGTCGCTGCTGAACGCCGGTGTGCCGCTGAAGGCCCCCGTCGCCGGTATCGCCATGGGCCTGATCTCCCAGGACATCGAGGGCGAGACGCACTACGTCACCCTCACCGACATCCTCGGTGCGGAGGACGCCTTCGGTGACATGGACTTCAAGGTCGCCGGCACCAAGGAGTTCGTCACCGCCCTCCAGCTCGACACCAAGCTGGACGGCATCCCCGCCTCCGTCCTGGCCGCCGCTCTCAAGCAGGCCCGTGACGCCCGCCTCCACATCCTCGACGTGATGATGGAAGCGATCGACACGCCGGACGAGATGTCCCCCAACGCCCCGCGGATCATCACCGTCAAGATCCCCGTGGACAAGATCGGCGAGGTCATCGGCCCCAAGGGCAAGATGATCAACCAGATCCAGGAGGACACCGGCGCCGACATCACGATCGAGGACGACGGCACCATCTACATCGGTGCGGTCGACGGTCCCTCCGCCGAGGCGGCCCGCACCACGATCAACAGCATCGCCAACCCGACGATGCCGGAGGTCGGCGAGCGCTACCTGGGCACGGTCGTCAAGACGACCACCTTCGGCGCGTTCGTGTCGCTGCTCCCGGGCAAGGACGGACTGCTGCACATCTCGCAGATCCGCAAGCTCGCCGGCGGCAAGCGCGTGGAGAACGTCGAGGACGTGCTCGCTGTGGGCTCCAAGGTCCAGGTCGAGATCGCCGAGATCGACTCCCGTGGCAAGCTCTCCCTGATCCCCGTGATCGAGGGCGAAGGCGACGATGAGAAGAAGGACGACACCGACCAGTGA
- the rpsO gene encoding 30S ribosomal protein S15, with protein MSLDAATKKQIITEFGTKEGDTGSPEVQVAMLSRRISDLTEHLKTHKHDHHSRRGLLILVGQRRRLLQYLAKKDIQRFRALVDRLGIRRGAAGAK; from the coding sequence GTGTCGCTCGACGCCGCTACGAAGAAGCAGATCATCACCGAGTTCGGTACCAAGGAGGGCGACACCGGCTCCCCCGAGGTCCAGGTCGCGATGCTCTCGCGCCGTATCTCGGACCTGACCGAGCACCTCAAGACCCACAAGCACGACCACCACTCCCGTCGTGGTCTGCTGATCCTCGTCGGTCAGCGCCGCCGCCTTCTCCAGTACCTGGCGAAGAAGGACATCCAGCGCTTCCGTGCGCTGGTCGACCGCCTCGGCATCCGCCGCGGTGCGGCGGGCGCCAAGTAG
- the eccD gene encoding type VII secretion integral membrane protein EccD, with protein MSTVSATGFCRVTVAAPNSRIDVALPEDVPLSDVYPEILRLSGQTPEEAAPTGYNLVRRDGSVLDDGRSLSEQQIRDGELLLLRPFADSLPPAVFDDVVDAVAAVVEADRRSWNDGMMRVVGLTAGALLLTMMALALWFSEPLRHDMHGLPGVIAGVTGVVLVALASVRARVYDDHHAAVALGLASLPHLMVGGSGIMALDAGEGPGRLNLLVGFAVVLVAAVLLVLMLPQKDAPFIAAAFGAGVGVLATFAAIVSEAEPRETAAVTAVVMVAVIGFLPGWSARFSRLPIGFRSPDQIAKRGRAEEQQEQEPVDYQLITDQARRGHELLLGLVGGSAVTGVASAGVVLGFSSSGWAQLLSLAAGLAMLMRARLFLYTSQVVTLMISGIITVSLLVLGLALNPPADIIKELVYDHNSAPLDIRTVWLSAAVALGATLLVAIALIVPRKGVTPFWGRMLDLSEGAVLLSLVPLCLAVLDLYASARGMTS; from the coding sequence GTGAGTACGGTTTCAGCAACCGGATTCTGCCGGGTCACGGTGGCGGCACCGAACAGCCGGATCGATGTGGCACTTCCCGAGGACGTGCCGCTCTCTGACGTATACCCGGAGATCCTGCGGCTGTCGGGACAGACACCCGAAGAGGCCGCGCCCACCGGGTACAACCTCGTACGCAGGGACGGATCCGTCCTCGACGACGGCCGCTCGCTCTCCGAACAGCAGATACGCGATGGCGAATTGCTGCTCCTGCGGCCGTTCGCGGACTCTCTGCCGCCCGCCGTCTTCGACGACGTCGTCGACGCCGTGGCCGCCGTCGTCGAGGCCGACCGGCGCAGCTGGAACGACGGCATGATGCGCGTCGTCGGCCTGACCGCCGGCGCGCTGCTGCTGACGATGATGGCGCTGGCCCTGTGGTTCTCGGAGCCGCTGCGCCACGACATGCACGGACTGCCGGGCGTCATCGCCGGAGTCACCGGTGTCGTCCTCGTCGCGCTCGCCTCCGTCCGCGCGCGGGTCTACGACGACCACCACGCGGCCGTGGCCCTCGGCCTCGCCTCGCTGCCGCACCTGATGGTCGGCGGCTCCGGCATCATGGCCCTCGACGCGGGCGAGGGCCCCGGACGGCTGAACCTCCTCGTCGGCTTCGCCGTCGTCCTCGTCGCCGCGGTGCTGCTCGTCCTGATGCTGCCCCAGAAGGACGCGCCCTTCATCGCCGCCGCGTTCGGCGCCGGTGTCGGCGTCCTCGCCACCTTCGCCGCGATCGTCTCCGAGGCCGAGCCGCGCGAGACCGCCGCCGTCACCGCCGTGGTCATGGTCGCCGTCATAGGCTTCCTGCCCGGCTGGTCCGCCCGCTTCTCCCGGCTGCCCATCGGCTTCCGCTCGCCCGACCAGATCGCCAAGCGCGGGCGCGCCGAGGAGCAGCAGGAGCAGGAGCCCGTCGACTACCAGCTCATCACCGACCAGGCCCGCCGCGGCCACGAGCTGCTGCTCGGCCTCGTCGGCGGCTCCGCGGTCACCGGCGTCGCCTCCGCCGGTGTGGTGCTCGGCTTCTCCAGCAGCGGCTGGGCCCAGCTGCTCTCGCTGGCGGCCGGCCTCGCCATGCTGATGCGGGCCCGGCTCTTCCTGTACACGTCTCAGGTCGTGACGCTGATGATCTCGGGCATCATCACCGTCAGCCTGCTGGTCCTCGGCCTCGCCCTGAACCCGCCGGCCGACATCATCAAGGAGCTCGTCTACGACCACAACAGCGCTCCGCTGGACATCCGCACCGTCTGGCTGTCGGCCGCGGTGGCCCTGGGTGCCACGCTCCTGGTGGCCATCGCCCTGATCGTGCCGCGCAAGGGCGTGACCCCCTTCTGGGGCCGGATGCTCGACCTGAGCGAGGGCGCGGTGCTCCTCTCCCTCGTCCCGCTGTGCCTCGCGGTCCTCGACCTGTACGCGTCGGCCCGCGGCATGACCAGCTGA